A single region of the Epinephelus moara isolate mb chromosome 16, YSFRI_EMoa_1.0, whole genome shotgun sequence genome encodes:
- the zgc:56699 gene encoding gametocyte-specific factor 1 isoform X1 produces the protein MATSIRFGTTSGPCRTASEGRAQLAEETDERNCDPDKLLQCPFDKNHQIRACRFPYHLLKCRKNHPKLASELRTCPFNARHLVPKHELTYHTETCEDRISLDTEDDGSTNGYCKLQVPVSTWVNPDTTEDWDKEADDAAAPFVWGVNTALTQSRMETRPTNNLGPSFRTPNSFPWSMEI, from the exons ATGGCAACCTCCATTAGATTTGGAACCACAAGCGGTCCATGCAGGACTGCTTCGGAGGGGAGAGCACAGCTGGCAGAGGAAACGG ATGAAAGAAACTGTGACCCAGACAAACTTTTGCAGTGTCCTTTTGACAAGAACCACCAGATCCGGGCCTGCCGCTTCCCCTACCATCTTCTTAAGTGCAGGAAG AATCATCCGAAACTGGCCAGTGAGCTAAGAACCTGCCCTTTTAATGCTCGCCACCTGGTCCCCAAGCACGAGCTGACATACCACACTGAAACCTGTGAGGACAGAATATCTCTGGACACTGAAGATG ATGGAAGCACAAATGGATACTGTAAATTGCAGGTCCCGGTCAGTACCTGGGTAAACCCGGATACGACCGAAGACTGGGACAAAG AGGCTGATGATGCTGCTGCTCCGTTTGTGTGGGGTGTAAACACAGCCCTGACTCAAAG CAGGATGGAGACGAGGCCCACCAACAACCTTGGTCCAAGTTTTAGAACCCCCAACAGCTTCCCATGGTCCATGGAAATATAA
- the zgc:56699 gene encoding gametocyte-specific factor 1 isoform X2, with translation MATSIRFGTTSGPCRTASEGRAQLAEETDERNCDPDKLLQCPFDKNHQIRACRFPYHLLKCRKNHPKLASELRTCPFNARHLVPKHELTYHTETCEDRISLDTEDDGSTNGYCKLQVPVSTWVNPDTTEDWDKEADDAAAPFVWGVNTALTQRMETRPTNNLGPSFRTPNSFPWSMEI, from the exons ATGGCAACCTCCATTAGATTTGGAACCACAAGCGGTCCATGCAGGACTGCTTCGGAGGGGAGAGCACAGCTGGCAGAGGAAACGG ATGAAAGAAACTGTGACCCAGACAAACTTTTGCAGTGTCCTTTTGACAAGAACCACCAGATCCGGGCCTGCCGCTTCCCCTACCATCTTCTTAAGTGCAGGAAG AATCATCCGAAACTGGCCAGTGAGCTAAGAACCTGCCCTTTTAATGCTCGCCACCTGGTCCCCAAGCACGAGCTGACATACCACACTGAAACCTGTGAGGACAGAATATCTCTGGACACTGAAGATG ATGGAAGCACAAATGGATACTGTAAATTGCAGGTCCCGGTCAGTACCTGGGTAAACCCGGATACGACCGAAGACTGGGACAAAG AGGCTGATGATGCTGCTGCTCCGTTTGTGTGGGGTGTAAACACAGCCCTGACTCAAAG GATGGAGACGAGGCCCACCAACAACCTTGGTCCAAGTTTTAGAACCCCCAACAGCTTCCCATGGTCCATGGAAATATAA
- the nr4a1 gene encoding nuclear receptor subfamily 4 group A member 1: MTCIHPQHGSQPYENSLGSAELQSTDFISKLAADMSSPRDHLSAPSLPSISSLVDTHVGDFDAYSCQFTAAPAHVTPSSGPETPFKLDDLQVYGCYPGAFTLSYPDEAVSPVGSDYFGSPASTSSPSTPRFQTQYASNWDSAFGPYSPNPGYWVAEDMSVPQEPSFFTFGSVEDMSHLGQPHLREQDPFTLTHPHPSALTLMEQACILDGTDQLDGSLSPKLKSPSGNEGCCAVCGDNASCQHYGVRTCEGCKGFFKRTVQKNSKYVCLANKDCPVDKRRRNRCQFCRFQKCLAVGMVREVVRTDSLKGRRGRLPSKPKVTQDVTTGVSPVSMIASLVRAHIDSNPGVGKLDYSKYDETEINLNQKEDASDIKQFYDLLTSSMEVVQKWAKSIPGFSEFCSEDQELLLESAFVELFILRLAYRSNPDMDKLIFCNGAVLHKTQCVRGFGDWIDSILEFSHSLHRMKLDVSSFSCLTALVIITDRHGLKESKRVEDLQNQLITCLKDHISGCGSSSLQPNYLSRLLGKLPELRTLCTQGLQRIFYLKLEDLVPPPPIVEKIFMDTLPF; encoded by the exons ATGACTTGCATACACCCCCAGCATGGCTCTCAGCCCTATGAGAACAGCCTTGGCAGCGCAGAGCTTCAGAGCACAGACTTTATCTCCAAGCTGGCTGCCGATATGAGCAGCCCACGGGACCACCTCTCTGCTCCATCCCTGCCAAGCATCAGCTCCCTGGTGGACACGCACGTGGGCGACTTTGACGCATATTCGTGTCAATTCACTGCTGCCCCTGCCCACGTCACTCCATCGTCAGGCCCAGAGACTCCCTTCAAACTGGATGACCTCCAGGTGTACGGCTGCTACCCTGGAGCGTTCACGCTGAGCTACCCAGATGAGGCTGTGTCCCCTGTTGGATCAGATTATTTTGGCAGCCCAGCATCGACCTCGTCTCCTTCAACCCCCCGGTTCCAGACACAATATGCATCCAACTGGGATTCAGCCTTCGGGCCATACTCACCCAATCCAGGATACTGGGTAGCAGAGGACATGTCAGTGCCACAGGAGCCGTCTTTCTTCACTTTTGGTTCTGTGGAGGATATGTCTCATTTGGGTCAACCACACTTACGAGAGCAGGATCCTTTCACTTTGACCCACCCACACCCGTCTGCGCTGACCTTGATGGAGCAAGCGTGTATACTCGACGGCACCGACCAGCTGGATGGGAGCTTATCACCCAAATTAAAAAGTCCCAGTGGGAATGAGGGGTGCTGTGCTGTATGTGGGGACAACGCCTCCTGTCAGCACTACGGGGTTCGCACCTGTGAGGGATGTAAAGGGTTTTTCAAG CGCACGGTGCAAAAAAATTCCAAGTATGTCTGCCTCGCCAACAAAGACTGTCCTGTGGACAAGAGGAGGCGGAATCGATGCCAGTTCTGCCGTTTCCAGAAGTGTCTGGCTGTGGGCATGGTGAGGGAAG TTGTGAGAACAGACAGCCTGAAAGGACGAAGAGGTCGCCTGCCTTCGAAGCCTAAAGTGACCCAGGATGTGACAACCGGTGTGTCTCCAGTGAGCATGATCGCTTCACTAGTGAGGGCCCACATCGACTCAAACCCTGGTGTTGGGAAACTGGATTACtccaag TACGATGAGACAGAAATCAATCTGAACCAGAAAGAGGACGCCAGTGACATCAAACAGTTCTATGACCTGCTCACATCATCCATGGAAGTCGTCCAGAAGTGGGCGAAGAGCATCCCAGGTTTCTCTGAGTTCTGCTCAGAAGaccaggagctgctgctggaatCTGCGTTTGTTGAACTCTTCATCTTGCGTCTCGCATATCG TTCCAATCCCGATATGGACAAGCTCATCTTCTGCAACGGGGCCGTGCTCCACAAAACACAGTGCGTTCGAGGCTTTGGTGACTGGATTGACTCCATCTTGGAGTTTTCTCACAGCCTCCATCGCATGAAGCTGGACGTGTCTTCCTTCTCTTGTCTCACAGCCCTGGTCATAATCACTG ACCGACATGGCCTCAAGGAGTCAAAACGCGTGGAGGACTTGCAGAACCAGCTCATCACTTGCCTTAAAGATCACATCTCTGGTTGCGGCTCCAGCTCGTTGCAGCCCAATTATCTGTCCAGACTTCTCGGGAAGCTGCCTGAGCTCAGGACTCTGTGCACTCAAGGCCTACAGCGTATCTTTTACCTAAAATTAGAAGATCTTGTTCCACCGCCACCGATTGTGGAGAAAATCTTCATGGATACGCTTCCATTTTGA